The window GCAAATTTACGCACGTTGGAGGCGATATAGTTGCGGTTGAGCACCGCCACGCTGTCGACCGGCGCGGCACGGCTCTTTTTCACACAGACAATCGCGGCTTGGGTGAATAGCGGCGTGACATTCGCCCCGTTTTTCGTGGCCCATATATAGTCATAGGTCATAGAGCTGACGATGTTTTTTTCGCTTTTCATCTTGCCCGACAGCGCCGGAGCGGGCGCGTTGATCCCCTCGGGGGTGAACTTAAGCCCTGATTTCTCGGATATCAGTGCGAGGATCTCCGGGACGATGCCGAAAAACTTTTTCTCTTTGGCGTCGTAGTATTCCATCGGATACCATGTATCATCATATAGTATTACGACATGCGGGGCGCTTTTGATATAATCCCGCTCAGCGCGAGTGAATACGACGGCGGTCTCGCGCTCCGTGCCGTAATATTTATTGTAAAGGTCGGAGTTAAAGCTGGGGTAGAAGAAGTTAAGTTCGTTGAGCGCCTGGTTAAGTTTCTCCCAAAGGACAGTGTTGTCTTTATTCACCGCAAAATAAAAGCTTTCTGGGGCAAAACGCGCAACGATCTTGAGTCCCCTGCCAAGACGGAAGTTATCCGAAAAAAGGATGTCAGCTCTTCCATCCGTCAGCGCACCAACTGCCTCCTTGTAACTGGGATAGAAGGTGTTATGGGTGGAAAACCCTTTGGCGCGGCAGTAATTAAGATATTTTTTATTATCGGGGCTACCCATGACAAGCGCGGCGCGCGCGCCGTTAAAGGAGGAGAAATCTTCGTAGGCGAAACGCCCATCGTCGTTCCTCACCACGATGCACTGAGTGCTGCGTCCGGTAGAGAGTGGGGAAAAGGCTAACCGATTTCCGCGGTACTGGTCTTTGCGCAGATAGCCGACGACGTCGACCTCACCGCGCTCAAGCCGCTCTATGGTCTCCGCGAGGGTGCCGCCGATAAATTCGTACTTCCAGCCTGTAAACTGCGCCAGCGCCAGAAGATACTCGTAAATATAACCGTTGCTGCCCTCAGGCATATCGGGACCGCCGTCCATAAATCCGCCCACACGCACGGTTGCGCCTCTGCCGTACGGCTCCGGCGGCAGGGCACAGCTCTTTCCCGCCGCCAAAGAGAGGATAATTACCGATAGGAGAATACACAAGACAAAAGGCTTCCATAAAGATGATGCGCCTTTTTTATTCTTTGACGGCAGATCAAGTACTCCAAACATTAACGCCAGCTCCCTGCTTAGGGGCATATCTAAAATCGAAGCTTTCTTCAGCTCCGCGAAGATATTCCATCTTCATATGTTGATTATAGCATTTTTCGATAATATAAAGCGGACCGACACCTCCATTTACATTGCCAAAGCAAAAAATCAGTTTAACCTAGTTCCCCTAAAACTTTTGACAAACGGAAAGAATCAGCCGCCCAGCACGGAGGCAACCGCCTCTTCGCAGAGTTTCACCGCGCGCGCCGCCGCCTCCGCGCCAATCGTCAGCGGCGGATTGAAATAGATGACGTCGCCGAGCGGACGCAGTATAAGCCCCAGTTCGAGAGCCTTTTTGTATATCCGGTAGCCGGTGCGCTCCCGCGCGGGAAAGGGTTCCTTCGTCTTTACGTCACGCACAAGCTCAATGGCGTTGATCAGTCCGATATGGCGGATCTCTCCCACGTTATGGTGTCCGGCAAAGTGCTCCTCCAGCATGGCGTGGAGTTCAACGGCACGCGCCGCGGCGCCCTCCAGCACGCGATCTTCCCGCAGCACGCGCTGCACGGCGAGCGCCGCGGCGCAGCCCAGCGGGTTGCCGCTGTAGGTGTGGCTGTGCATGAAGGCGCGCCCCTTATTGTAGTCGTCGTAGAAGGCGTCGTATATCGTGTCGGTGACGACGGTGACCGCCATCGGCAGATAGCCGCCGGTAAGTCCCTTGGAGATGCACATGATGTCGGGGCTCACACCCGCGTGGTCAAAGGCAAACATCTTCCCCGTGCGGCCAAAGCCTGTGGCGATCTCGTCGGCGATGAGAAGCACATTATAACGGTCGCAGAGCGCTCGGAGTTTTTTCAGATAGAGCGGCGGGTATATTCTCATCCCCGCGCTGCCCTGCAGCAGCGGCTCCACGATGATCGCGCAGCATTCGCGCGCGTGGCGGGCAAATTTTTCCTCCGCATCGGCAAAGCATTCGCATGAGCAGCTATCGCGTCTTTGCCCATATTTGCAGCGGTAGCAGTCTGGAGCCTCGACCCGCACCGTCTCCATGAGCATCGGCTTGTATATTTTCGCGTAGAGATCCATCGCGCCGACGGAAAGCGCGCCGATCGTCTCTCCGTGGTAACCCTCGGAGAGACAGAGAAAACGCCTCTTTTCAGGATGTCCGCTCTGGTGCTGATACTGGAAGCTCATTTTTAGCGCGCACTCCACGGAGGCGGAGCCGTTGTCCGAGAAATTGAACTTAGAAAGCCCCGGCGGCATGATCTCCGCAAGCTCCTCGCAGAGCCGAACCGCCGGTTCATGCGTAAAGTTCGCGAAGATGACGTGTTCGAGGCGGTCTATCTGCT is drawn from Cloacibacillus porcorum and contains these coding sequences:
- the bioA gene encoding adenosylmethionine--8-amino-7-oxononanoate transaminase; this encodes MNALAARDLKHIWHPCSQMKDYEELPPIPIREGRGVYLYGYDGKEYIDIVSSWWCNLLGHCHPAVNAAVKEQIDRLEHVIFANFTHEPAVRLCEELAEIMPPGLSKFNFSDNGSASVECALKMSFQYQHQSGHPEKRRFLCLSEGYHGETIGALSVGAMDLYAKIYKPMLMETVRVEAPDCYRCKYGQRRDSCSCECFADAEEKFARHARECCAIIVEPLLQGSAGMRIYPPLYLKKLRALCDRYNVLLIADEIATGFGRTGKMFAFDHAGVSPDIMCISKGLTGGYLPMAVTVVTDTIYDAFYDDYNKGRAFMHSHTYSGNPLGCAAALAVQRVLREDRVLEGAAARAVELHAMLEEHFAGHHNVGEIRHIGLINAIELVRDVKTKEPFPARERTGYRIYKKALELGLILRPLGDVIYFNPPLTIGAEAAARAVKLCEEAVASVLGG